In the Persephonella hydrogeniphila genome, one interval contains:
- a CDS encoding TldD/PmbA family protein: MEINQILKEVKDLLSKYKWEIYISEISKLKSKSKDFEIESITKSREYGLSVRVLKDGKSGFSYTSDPTPQNIRKSIEKALELLKISTPDENLSFQKPVNTEKVEYYDSYASEVLDSDEKILKAIEIERSIKTKDIRIKNVRECSFSETIFKYSLINSEGVNTTEKGTIYTAFASAVAEERGDTQIAWDFIQSRFLKDLDIEFLADEIVSNAVSLLGATPTETKSIPVLFPPYAFSQILEAFYPAFSGDYLIKGKSYFEDKKDTPVACSDLSIVDNGRLAKGIMTRSFDDEGTPTQKTVLVEKGIFKNFIHNLYTSSVSGEKPTGNGYRSSFKDSTSVKPSNFYVESGEGIKIKNDTFKVIEMLGLHTSNPVTGDFSVGVSGLIINEKGIVKPVRGVTLTGNFFEIIKNIVQIGNDLRFYGGFGSPSVLVKEMVIGGI, from the coding sequence ATGGAGATAAATCAGATACTGAAAGAAGTAAAAGACCTGCTTTCTAAGTATAAGTGGGAGATTTACATATCTGAAATCTCAAAACTGAAATCAAAATCGAAAGACTTTGAGATTGAATCCATTACAAAATCCAGAGAATACGGATTATCTGTCAGAGTTCTAAAAGATGGTAAATCCGGATTTTCCTACACATCAGATCCAACTCCACAAAACATAAGAAAATCTATTGAAAAAGCTTTAGAACTTTTAAAAATTTCAACACCTGATGAAAATCTATCATTTCAAAAACCTGTTAACACAGAAAAGGTAGAGTATTACGACAGCTATGCATCAGAAGTTTTAGACAGCGATGAGAAAATCTTAAAAGCTATTGAGATAGAAAGATCTATAAAGACAAAAGATATAAGAATAAAAAACGTAAGAGAGTGTAGTTTTTCAGAAACTATTTTTAAGTACTCATTAATAAACAGTGAAGGAGTCAATACAACAGAAAAAGGAACCATTTATACAGCTTTTGCTTCTGCAGTAGCTGAAGAAAGGGGAGATACCCAGATTGCATGGGATTTTATCCAATCTCGATTTTTAAAGGATTTAGATATAGAATTTTTAGCTGATGAGATAGTCAGTAATGCCGTTTCCCTGTTAGGAGCAACCCCTACAGAAACAAAATCAATTCCTGTCCTCTTTCCTCCTTATGCTTTCTCACAGATATTAGAAGCGTTTTATCCTGCCTTCTCAGGAGACTATCTGATCAAAGGAAAATCTTACTTTGAAGACAAAAAAGATACCCCTGTAGCCTGTAGTGATCTTTCTATTGTTGATAATGGCAGACTGGCAAAAGGAATAATGACAAGAAGTTTTGATGATGAAGGAACTCCTACCCAAAAAACCGTACTGGTAGAAAAAGGAATATTTAAGAATTTCATACATAATCTGTATACATCCTCTGTATCTGGTGAAAAACCAACAGGAAATGGATACAGAAGCTCATTTAAAGATTCGACTTCAGTCAAACCTTCAAATTTTTACGTAGAATCCGGTGAAGGCATAAAGATAAAAAACGATACATTTAAAGTAATAGAGATGCTTGGACTACATACATCAAACCCTGTTACAGGAGATTTTTCTGTAGGTGTTTCTGGACTAATAATAAATGAGAAAGGGATTGTAAAACCTGTAAGAGGAGTTACACTTACAGGAAACTTTTTTGAGATTATAAAAAATATAGTCCAGATAGGTAACGACTTAAGATTTTATGGAGGTTTTGGAAGCCCTTCCGTACTTGTTAAGGAGATGGTAATAGGAGGAATTTAA
- a CDS encoding putative bifunctional diguanylate cyclase/phosphodiesterase, which produces MKNSKYVRLNKILEKYFKVRSYGQKVVLILILLFIFSFSLVSGIFAYMNLEKKYKKVAHSLEKSVIIKENLLIKELEDIEDNGKILITTYKQTDINIDPSILRKFKIYGIFVKETGDFIGRRIPLSPIELKKYKNYRYALIGDNLIINLRNAYYIITKTRYINHILDPKMSFIYEYNPIFMFETQEKKYKSFICSKRKITESNFYIMGCVEKSSITTKELSSIAAESISLFSTLFILGFIMYHTFFRSLLLYPIHRLKEDIEKMNKEGLENVRFTLHKFGEDEFAQISFVLEETRKKILKHQKGMSLVLQTTSKMISMTNDIHRFSLFTVDKLDELLDAEGSVLCLYSKIEDRCIFKVHSERYLKSTVPSYLENREIEKLSNKTEKNTVLKNTEGHRHVVSIKKEINNEYSIFYITFKKNNPVLKEDLDYLDMVLSHLVYSINLLNLATYDPLTKLYNRRAVVEYAEKEVERSKRYNHPFSIILLDIDDFKGINDTYGHTVGDIVLKMIGDVIKEETRDIDKVGRYGGEEFIILLPETKLENARKLAERIKNRISETIFDIGDYSISVTISAGISGLGIHGDTFEEMLKAADLALYQAKRRGKNQVVMLEREEINQILKEEFQSKNFLIEAIQENRIVPFFQPIVDTETLDVVGYEILARIKEGEDNVIPAYKFIGTSIKFGIILKIDEIIQKKTVEFLKQQEKIPEMLFFNLSRPYIQDIHHIMNFVELLEKNNIPKENIVLEITEEEAISEITVVKEAIRIAKSKGIRFALDDFGVGYSTFSYIKHFDIDIIKLDGSLVKDIHKDRDKQIIIGGIAYICKEKGIKLLAEMVETEKELETLRKLGVSYAQGFLFGKASGKFKE; this is translated from the coding sequence ATGAAAAACAGTAAATATGTCAGACTTAACAAAATATTAGAAAAGTACTTCAAAGTAAGGAGTTATGGGCAGAAAGTTGTTTTAATTCTAATTCTGCTGTTCATTTTTTCTTTCTCTCTTGTTAGTGGTATTTTTGCCTACATGAACTTAGAAAAAAAGTATAAAAAAGTAGCACACTCCCTTGAAAAATCTGTGATAATAAAAGAAAACCTCCTCATAAAAGAGTTAGAAGATATAGAGGACAACGGCAAAATTTTAATAACTACTTATAAGCAAACTGATATAAATATAGATCCATCCATTCTGAGAAAATTTAAAATATACGGAATATTTGTAAAAGAAACAGGTGATTTTATAGGACGTAGAATCCCTCTGTCCCCCATTGAATTAAAAAAATACAAAAATTACAGATACGCCCTTATAGGAGATAATCTAATTATAAATCTGAGAAATGCTTATTACATCATAACAAAAACAAGGTATATCAATCATATACTCGACCCAAAAATGAGTTTTATATATGAGTACAACCCTATCTTTATGTTTGAGACTCAGGAAAAAAAGTATAAATCATTTATATGCAGCAAAAGAAAAATTACAGAAAGTAATTTTTACATAATGGGCTGTGTTGAAAAATCCAGTATAACTACAAAAGAACTTTCTTCAATTGCCGCAGAAAGTATCTCTTTGTTCTCTACACTCTTTATTCTCGGCTTTATTATGTACCATACCTTTTTTAGAAGTCTACTTCTGTACCCTATCCACAGACTAAAAGAAGATATCGAAAAGATGAATAAAGAAGGTCTTGAAAATGTCAGATTTACACTTCATAAATTTGGTGAAGATGAGTTTGCTCAGATATCTTTTGTTTTAGAAGAAACAAGAAAAAAGATACTCAAACACCAGAAAGGAATGTCCCTTGTCTTACAAACTACATCAAAAATGATATCCATGACAAACGATATACACAGGTTTTCCCTTTTTACAGTAGACAAACTTGATGAGCTTTTAGACGCTGAAGGCTCAGTGCTCTGTTTGTACTCAAAAATTGAGGATAGATGTATATTCAAGGTACACTCTGAAAGATATCTAAAGAGTACTGTGCCTTCCTATTTAGAGAATAGAGAGATTGAAAAACTCTCTAACAAAACAGAAAAAAATACTGTTTTGAAAAATACAGAAGGTCATAGACATGTTGTCTCTATAAAAAAAGAGATAAACAATGAGTACTCTATTTTTTATATAACCTTCAAGAAAAATAACCCTGTACTGAAAGAAGACCTTGATTATCTTGATATGGTTCTATCACATCTCGTATACAGTATAAATCTTTTAAACCTTGCGACGTACGACCCTCTTACAAAACTGTACAACAGAAGGGCTGTTGTCGAGTATGCAGAAAAAGAAGTAGAGCGTTCAAAAAGATACAACCATCCTTTCAGTATAATTCTCCTTGATATAGATGATTTTAAAGGAATAAACGATACATACGGTCATACAGTAGGGGATATTGTTCTTAAGATGATAGGAGATGTTATAAAGGAGGAAACGAGAGACATAGATAAAGTTGGAAGATACGGAGGAGAAGAGTTTATAATTCTTCTTCCAGAAACCAAATTAGAAAATGCCAGAAAACTTGCTGAGAGAATAAAAAATAGGATTTCCGAAACCATTTTCGATATTGGAGATTACAGTATATCCGTTACAATCAGTGCAGGTATATCAGGATTGGGAATACATGGAGACACTTTTGAAGAAATGCTTAAGGCAGCAGACCTTGCCCTTTATCAAGCTAAAAGAAGAGGAAAAAATCAGGTTGTTATGCTGGAAAGGGAAGAGATAAATCAGATACTAAAGGAAGAGTTCCAGAGCAAAAATTTCTTGATAGAGGCAATTCAGGAAAATAGAATCGTACCGTTTTTCCAGCCTATTGTTGATACAGAAACCCTTGATGTAGTTGGTTATGAGATTCTTGCAAGGATAAAAGAAGGGGAAGATAATGTGATTCCTGCCTATAAGTTTATAGGAACATCTATAAAATTTGGAATAATTCTAAAGATAGATGAGATTATCCAGAAAAAAACTGTCGAATTTCTGAAACAACAAGAAAAAATACCTGAAATGCTGTTCTTTAATTTATCAAGACCTTACATTCAGGATATACACCATATTATGAACTTTGTTGAATTACTCGAGAAAAATAACATTCCAAAAGAAAATATAGTCCTCGAAATAACAGAAGAAGAGGCGATTAGTGAAATTACTGTTGTCAAGGAAGCGATAAGAATAGCAAAATCAAAAGGAATAAGATTCGCCCTTGATGATTTTGGTGTTGGCTACTCTACATTTTCTTATATCAAACATTTTGATATTGATATTATTAAACTTGACGGTTCTCTTGTAAAAGATATTCATAAGGACAGAGACAAACAGATCATCATCGGAGGAATAGCATATATCTGCAAAGAAAAAGGAATAAAACTACTTGCAGAAATGGTAGAAACAGAAAAAGAGCTTGAAACGTTAAGAAAATTAGGTGTATCCTATGCCCAGGGATTTTTGTTTGGAAAAGCAAGCGGTAAGTTTAAAGAATAA
- a CDS encoding phosphoglucomutase/phosphomannomutase family protein has product MNIKFGTDGWRAVIAKDFTYDNLLKVAQAHADHLKEKNGKKVVIGYDTRFMSENFASAVAEVFSSNGFKVILSSTFCSTPALSLAAKEFNADEGVMITASHNTYQYNGYKIKGGYGGPATPEIISRVEERIGKNEIKTGTTKWEKVDFNSYYVEKLQKYITPGVFNQKPEKVIHDPMHGATIGLLHRVLENTLIDVIEINHFRDAFFGFKHPEPVEKNLPLLRGKTVAEEAIAGIANDGDGDRVGIVDEAGEFISTQIVFALLLLHTIRNKKIEGAIAKTVSTTYLVDRIAKKEGRKLFKTPVGFKYIADLFLKEKIAFGGEESGGYGFGFHIPERDGLLSGLMILEMIHLHGKPLTELVEDLFREFGTAYYKRLDLKVEGNQGRVLVEKLKKEPLKELGNKKVKETDLTDGVKFIFENDGWVLFRASGTEPVLRIYVEMPEKEEVDMILEESKKLIGG; this is encoded by the coding sequence ATGAATATAAAATTTGGTACAGATGGATGGAGGGCAGTAATTGCAAAAGATTTCACATATGATAACCTCCTGAAAGTTGCTCAGGCACATGCAGACCATCTAAAAGAAAAAAATGGAAAAAAGGTCGTTATAGGATATGATACCCGTTTTATGTCTGAAAATTTTGCGTCTGCTGTAGCTGAGGTGTTTTCCTCAAATGGATTTAAAGTAATTCTTTCTTCAACATTTTGCTCAACACCAGCCCTTTCTTTAGCCGCAAAGGAGTTTAATGCTGACGAAGGAGTAATGATAACAGCTTCCCATAATACCTATCAGTATAACGGATACAAAATCAAAGGTGGATATGGAGGTCCTGCAACTCCGGAAATAATAAGCAGAGTAGAAGAAAGAATAGGGAAGAATGAGATAAAAACAGGTACAACAAAATGGGAAAAGGTAGATTTTAACAGCTACTATGTAGAAAAACTGCAAAAATATATAACTCCAGGGGTATTTAATCAAAAGCCAGAAAAGGTGATACATGACCCTATGCATGGTGCAACGATTGGACTTTTACACAGAGTCCTTGAAAATACACTGATAGACGTAATAGAGATAAATCATTTCAGAGATGCTTTCTTTGGGTTTAAGCATCCTGAACCGGTAGAAAAAAATCTGCCTCTTTTAAGAGGGAAAACCGTTGCAGAGGAAGCTATTGCAGGCATAGCAAATGATGGAGATGGAGATAGAGTCGGTATTGTTGACGAAGCAGGTGAATTTATAAGCACTCAGATAGTTTTTGCCCTTTTACTTCTACACACAATAAGGAATAAGAAAATCGAAGGTGCTATTGCGAAAACAGTATCAACCACATATCTGGTTGACAGGATAGCCAAAAAAGAAGGACGAAAACTGTTTAAAACCCCTGTAGGCTTCAAATACATAGCAGACCTGTTCTTGAAAGAAAAGATAGCCTTTGGTGGAGAAGAATCAGGAGGGTACGGTTTTGGATTTCATATCCCAGAGAGAGACGGTCTTTTATCAGGTCTTATGATATTAGAAATGATACATCTTCATGGAAAACCCCTTACAGAGCTTGTCGAAGATCTATTTAGGGAGTTCGGAACAGCATACTACAAAAGACTGGATCTTAAGGTAGAAGGAAATCAAGGAAGAGTTCTTGTAGAAAAGCTAAAAAAAGAACCTTTAAAAGAACTTGGAAACAAAAAAGTAAAAGAAACAGATCTAACAGATGGAGTAAAATTTATATTTGAAAATGATGGATGGGTTCTGTTCAGAGCCTCAGGAACAGAACCTGTTCTCAGGATATATGTAGAGATGCCAGAAAAAGAAGAAGTTGATATGATATTAGAAGAAAGTAAAAAACTTATCGGAGGATAA
- a CDS encoding response regulator transcription factor yields MKILVVEDNIELNNTLKEILEINNYLVDAVFDGEQALEYLNLYDYDLVILDIMLPKIDGYKVCQIMRDKGNDTPVLMLTAKDTTQDKVKGLDIGADDYLVKPFEIDELLARIRALIRRVSVEKSNIVQIGDIKIDLEKREVYKDGKSLIITPKLFCILEQLIRNRGKVVTYESLMNKCWDITDYPSRETVRANIKLLRKILQDKDIIQNISGVGYKIE; encoded by the coding sequence ATGAAGATACTTGTAGTTGAAGATAATATAGAGCTGAACAATACGCTTAAAGAGATACTTGAGATAAACAACTATCTCGTTGATGCTGTTTTTGATGGAGAACAGGCTTTAGAGTATCTAAATCTTTACGATTACGATCTGGTTATTTTAGACATAATGCTTCCTAAAATAGACGGATATAAAGTCTGCCAGATAATGAGAGATAAAGGAAATGATACTCCTGTTTTGATGCTAACAGCAAAAGACACCACACAGGACAAAGTAAAAGGACTTGATATAGGTGCAGATGATTATCTTGTTAAACCATTTGAGATAGATGAGCTACTCGCAAGGATAAGAGCCTTAATAAGAAGAGTTTCTGTAGAAAAATCCAATATCGTCCAGATAGGAGATATAAAAATAGATCTTGAAAAAAGAGAGGTTTATAAAGACGGAAAAAGTCTTATTATCACACCTAAACTCTTCTGCATACTGGAGCAGCTTATAAGAAACAGAGGAAAAGTTGTTACATACGAAAGTCTGATGAACAAATGCTGGGATATAACAGACTATCCATCAAGGGAAACAGTCAGGGCTAATATAAAACTTTTGAGAAAGATACTACAGGATAAAGATATTATTCAGAATATCTCTGGAGTCGGATACAAAATAGAATGA
- a CDS encoding acyl-CoA thioesterase codes for MIYSRKVNFYETDAQGVVHHSNYPRYFEEARGFYLESLGYPYEKIRKELNIDIILLELKVRYKNPLFFGDIFKVDFYISDMDRFFFTFKYTVKKENTVIATGETKHACINRDNRKIVSIPDILRI; via the coding sequence ATGATATATTCCAGAAAAGTTAATTTTTATGAAACAGATGCTCAAGGGGTAGTTCACCACTCTAACTACCCCCGTTATTTTGAAGAAGCAAGAGGATTTTATCTGGAAAGTTTAGGATATCCTTACGAAAAAATCAGGAAAGAGCTTAATATAGATATAATTCTTTTAGAGCTGAAAGTCCGGTACAAAAATCCTCTGTTTTTTGGAGACATTTTTAAGGTGGATTTTTATATATCAGATATGGATAGATTCTTTTTTACATTCAAGTACACTGTCAAGAAGGAAAATACCGTGATAGCAACAGGAGAAACAAAGCACGCCTGTATTAACAGGGATAATAGAAAAATTGTATCTATCCCGGATATCTTGAGGATATAA
- a CDS encoding sensor histidine kinase, with protein sequence MKLDQFLKARFKITLLISAISTLILSAFSGSIYYFYKEQLLYEISDELKSIAFEVSKAVENPVVDFSIVKNINIPDDTYLCVYNRDAKMVFYKNKLCDIDRFFQGFIIKGYDVMFGSSIKKGGTLYNVYVGKDLSKILANLEKLKLILIYLTFVISTVILVFSFIISKRILSPIKETFEKQERFTQNVSHDLRTPLTVISTNLYLIKQKGFKNIDQNIENISKTVDYMKNLVSDLLFISQIGEKEKKNININELIKKQLSILSPKIEEKNLGIVFKEEDQLEFEANEADMEKLFSNLLENAIKYNYRNGEIIIIIRKKSVYIKNTGKLINKENIDKIFERFYREDKSRTSEGCGLGLAIVKEIADHYRLKIKVKVEGMHNVFTVKF encoded by the coding sequence ATGAAATTAGACCAGTTTCTAAAAGCCCGCTTTAAAATAACCCTTCTTATCTCGGCGATCTCAACTCTTATCCTATCAGCATTTTCTGGAAGTATTTACTATTTTTATAAAGAGCAGCTCCTTTATGAGATTTCTGATGAACTCAAAAGTATAGCCTTTGAAGTTTCAAAAGCTGTGGAAAATCCTGTTGTAGATTTTTCAATAGTAAAAAATATCAATATCCCAGATGATACATACCTGTGTGTTTACAACAGAGATGCGAAAATGGTTTTTTACAAAAATAAGCTGTGTGATATCGATAGGTTTTTTCAGGGGTTTATCATAAAAGGATATGATGTCATGTTTGGAAGTTCTATAAAAAAAGGAGGTACTCTTTATAACGTCTACGTAGGAAAAGATCTGAGCAAAATTCTCGCAAACCTGGAAAAACTTAAACTTATCCTAATATATCTTACATTTGTTATATCAACAGTAATACTGGTTTTCTCTTTTATTATCTCAAAAAGAATACTCTCTCCAATAAAAGAAACATTCGAAAAACAGGAAAGGTTTACACAGAACGTTTCTCATGACCTCAGAACTCCTCTGACGGTTATCTCTACGAACTTGTATCTTATAAAACAAAAAGGATTCAAAAATATAGATCAGAATATAGAAAATATATCTAAGACAGTTGATTATATGAAAAATCTTGTATCTGATCTTCTGTTTATAAGCCAGATAGGTGAGAAAGAGAAAAAAAATATAAATATAAACGAACTTATAAAAAAACAGCTATCTATTCTCTCTCCAAAAATAGAAGAAAAAAACCTAGGGATAGTATTTAAAGAGGAAGATCAGCTTGAGTTTGAGGCAAACGAAGCAGACATGGAAAAGCTATTCTCAAACTTACTTGAAAATGCAATAAAGTACAACTACAGAAATGGTGAGATAATTATAATAATCAGGAAGAAATCAGTATATATCAAAAACACAGGAAAACTAATAAATAAAGAGAATATCGATAAGATTTTTGAGCGTTTTTACAGAGAAGACAAATCCAGAACTTCAGAAGGTTGTGGTCTCGGACTGGCAATAGTCAAAGAAATTGCAGACCATTACAGACTAAAAATAAAAGTAAAAGTAGAAGGAATGCATAACGTCTTTACTGTAAAATTCTGA
- a CDS encoding CBS domain-containing protein yields MQVVFLSDGADLDALSTGYGITLLYPEAKILIPSAVSTTVKLAYKRFENLLKNRTVSYKDLKEIDTLFLSDTNNYKNAVKKLKEFITDKTKIIIYDHHPVREKLPKNIIRKIKNTGAAATIVVNEIKKKKVELSPDDSTVLALGIYEDTGSFTYNSTTEKDLQAAAYLLKKGADLDTIKNIIEERIDQEQIYIIHQLVENIQYFILKDKKIIFTFAYYDRYIPDISAFLHMIKPLQEADAFFVLINEKGKTSIIARSKRKDIDVGKIMSYLGGGGHYTAASATVKGLTVQEIKNYIEGVLLSEAYKNKKIADFMSKDIITVPKNTQIIQIKELIDKAPVLFVINEKGKFTGIVLSRVLKESLRHGIENVNIENFVIDSIITFEPETTLSEAEKMITLSSQEYFPVLKNGIPVGVINRTYIIKILHGQVFDSEKDIFISRERIKPKFMNYEKKLQKYLPEHIFHHLKEIGKISKKLGFSTYLVGGIVRDIVLGKKNLDIDLIVEGDAIKLAKEYAKEKGYPFHTFDEFMTAQITLDTGEKIDLATARKETYTHPGAYPKVEKATIKEDLYRRDFTINTLAIELTEGKFGILIDFFNGLKDIKDKMIRILHQLSFIEDPIRILRALRFAGRLGFRLGKPTEKLLKLAVDENMLDVAPTGRINLELNYSLNEEKVIDILMLMNRYRVLHSLIPEFYMDEKREEILNRLRDTIMSFEMFFDIKIDRVSNYLLALTYHLPFDISYKLLEKYHFSKSVKFFEEYYEVKDILREIPEKDSDLYKKIKFIRKDILVYICASSEIELSERIIKILKKEEEKQLLISGKDLKELGIPPSPLYKKIIDDVFKKYLDDEIRSKKEAFEYVKQRYIQP; encoded by the coding sequence TTGCAAGTAGTTTTCCTCAGCGATGGGGCTGATCTGGATGCACTTTCAACAGGATACGGGATAACTCTTTTATATCCTGAAGCGAAGATTTTAATTCCTTCTGCAGTTTCAACAACAGTTAAATTAGCATATAAAAGGTTCGAGAACCTGTTAAAAAACAGAACAGTTTCTTACAAAGACCTAAAAGAGATAGACACCCTTTTCCTGTCAGACACAAATAACTATAAAAATGCTGTAAAAAAGCTAAAAGAATTTATCACAGACAAGACAAAAATCATAATATACGATCATCATCCTGTAAGGGAAAAACTCCCTAAAAATATCATCAGGAAAATAAAAAACACAGGTGCAGCAGCAACAATAGTAGTAAATGAAATCAAAAAGAAAAAAGTAGAACTTTCTCCTGATGATTCAACAGTACTTGCCCTTGGTATATATGAAGATACAGGAAGCTTTACTTATAACTCAACTACAGAAAAAGATCTACAAGCAGCTGCGTATCTTCTTAAAAAGGGGGCTGACCTTGATACAATCAAAAATATCATCGAAGAAAGAATAGATCAGGAGCAGATATATATAATTCACCAGCTTGTCGAAAACATACAGTATTTCATATTAAAAGATAAAAAAATTATATTTACATTCGCTTATTATGATAGATACATCCCAGACATATCTGCCTTTTTACATATGATAAAACCACTTCAGGAAGCTGACGCTTTTTTTGTCCTAATAAATGAGAAAGGTAAAACAAGTATAATAGCAAGATCAAAAAGAAAAGATATAGATGTAGGGAAAATAATGTCTTATCTTGGAGGAGGAGGTCATTATACAGCGGCAAGTGCAACAGTAAAAGGCCTTACTGTACAGGAAATAAAAAACTATATAGAAGGAGTGCTTTTATCTGAAGCGTATAAAAATAAAAAAATTGCAGATTTTATGTCTAAAGATATAATAACAGTTCCTAAAAATACACAGATAATTCAGATAAAAGAATTGATAGACAAAGCTCCGGTTTTATTTGTTATAAATGAAAAAGGAAAATTTACCGGAATAGTACTCTCACGGGTTCTAAAGGAAAGCCTAAGGCATGGTATAGAAAATGTAAATATAGAAAATTTTGTAATAGACAGCATAATAACCTTTGAGCCTGAAACAACCCTCTCAGAAGCAGAAAAAATGATAACCCTATCTTCTCAGGAGTACTTCCCTGTACTAAAAAATGGAATACCAGTAGGGGTGATAAACAGAACATACATAATAAAGATATTACACGGACAGGTCTTTGATTCAGAGAAAGATATATTTATTTCCAGAGAAAGAATAAAACCTAAATTTATGAACTACGAAAAAAAACTTCAAAAGTATCTGCCAGAACATATATTCCACCACCTGAAAGAGATAGGAAAAATCTCCAAAAAATTAGGATTCAGTACGTATCTGGTAGGAGGAATAGTCAGAGATATAGTTTTAGGCAAAAAAAACTTAGATATAGATCTTATAGTTGAGGGAGATGCAATAAAATTGGCAAAAGAGTATGCAAAGGAAAAAGGGTATCCATTTCACACATTTGATGAATTTATGACAGCCCAGATAACACTTGATACCGGAGAAAAAATAGACCTTGCCACAGCAAGAAAAGAAACATATACCCATCCTGGAGCATACCCAAAAGTAGAAAAAGCAACAATAAAAGAAGACCTGTACAGAAGAGATTTTACTATAAACACTCTGGCGATAGAGCTTACAGAAGGCAAATTTGGGATTTTAATAGACTTTTTCAACGGACTAAAAGACATAAAAGACAAAATGATAAGGATTCTGCACCAGCTGAGTTTCATAGAAGATCCGATAAGAATACTGAGAGCTTTAAGGTTTGCTGGCAGGCTTGGTTTTAGACTCGGGAAACCTACAGAAAAACTGCTAAAACTAGCTGTTGATGAAAACATGCTGGATGTAGCTCCTACAGGAAGAATAAATCTGGAACTGAACTACTCTTTAAATGAAGAAAAAGTTATAGACATACTTATGCTTATGAATAGATACAGAGTGCTCCACAGTCTGATACCTGAATTCTATATGGATGAAAAAAGGGAAGAGATACTAAACAGACTGAGAGACACTATTATGTCCTTTGAGATGTTTTTTGATATAAAAATAGACAGAGTTTCAAACTATCTGCTTGCCCTTACCTACCATCTACCTTTTGATATATCTTACAAATTACTGGAAAAGTATCACTTCTCAAAAAGTGTAAAATTTTTTGAAGAGTACTATGAAGTAAAAGATATTCTCAGAGAGATACCAGAAAAGGACTCCGACCTGTACAAAAAAATCAAATTTATAAGAAAAGATATTCTTGTTTATATATGTGCATCATCTGAGATAGAACTTTCAGAAAGAATAATAAAAATACTGAAAAAAGAAGAAGAAAAACAACTTCTTATCTCCGGAAAAGACCTTAAAGAATTAGGGATTCCTCCATCTCCTCTGTACAAGAAGATCATAGATGACGTTTTTAAAAAATATCTTGATGATGAGATAAGATCAAAAAAAGAAGCGTTTGAATATGTAAAACAACGCTACATACAACCGTAA